A genomic window from Lycium barbarum isolate Lr01 chromosome 4, ASM1917538v2, whole genome shotgun sequence includes:
- the LOC132637954 gene encoding uncharacterized protein LOC132637954 gives MAERFEAFNTGMGSVQEQNDSKGKVVQKNIVANLGNTLSLLPNTTSTSSNVSLAISPHLDPTYTIPQIPSTYTPDQVAIIPNPQFSITTAQFEKSKKNELAISPYRRPGKEIKSLYHEDLGKELHNLRKVINEELCSRNFQILKYEDLCVHPNVELPSGYKIPKFNTFNGKGDPVAHLMDYCSRLIGIGHNEAVRMRLFIQSLSGSAFSWYTKQDFSKWLTWEDMARGFVKQFEFNNGGDPHIADLLRTKKTPHESFQEYAIRWRLEASKIHPPLSERELISTFIQIQEDLYYDKLLGACAHNFSDLIRIGRELENSIQEGRIIDSSATQDVHQTFQAKILGNLQSEMKENQFASTTMHQAQCHKSHQIFQSYATMQCPRQQNSQQGYQRRFHQAQSSSQHKKKRKYFCFTTLNEPLANIFKRLSAKGILQPKKGFIPKHPPSNFDLSKSCAYHSNIQGHDIEECPALRFKIQSMIESGKIKLHLEPSTGNIANTKTIVVKGDPSKPTPRHLKRKRATSQAD, from the coding sequence ATGGCAGAGAGATTTGAAGCTTTCAACACCGGTATGGGTTCGGTGCAAGAACAAAACGATAGCAAGGGAAAAGTGGTTCAAAAAAATATTGTAGCCAATCTGGGAAATACCttaagccttcttcctaacacaacctCAACTTCCAGCAACGTTTCCTTAGCCATTTCGCCTCACTTAGATCCTACCTATACCATTCCACAAATACCTTCAACCTACACTCCCGATCAAGTAGCGATAATTCCTAATCCTCAATTTTCCATAACCACCGCTCAATTCGAGAAAAGTAAGAAAAACGAACTGGCAATATCCCCATACAGGAGGCCTGGAAAGGAAATCAAGTCGCTTTACCATGAAGATTTGGGAAAAGAACTCCACAATTTGAGGAAAGTCATTAATGAAGAGTTATGTTCAAGGAATTTCCAGATTTTGAAGTATGAAGATTTGTGTGTGCATCCAAACGTTGAGCTCCCGTCAGGGTACAAAATACCTAAGTTTAACACTTTCAATGGGAAGGGAGATCCCGTCGCTCATTTAATGGACTATTGCAGCAGATTAATTGGTATTGGACATAATGAAGCCGTACGAATGAGATTGTTCATTCAAAGTTTATCAGGATCAGCATTCTCTTGGTACACTAAACAAGATTTTAGCAAATGGCTTACTTGGGAAGATATGGCCCGCGGATTTGTAAAGCAATTCGAGTTTAACAATGGAGGCGATCCGCACATAGCCGATTTGCTCAGAACAAAGAAAACGCCACATGAGTCTTTCCAAGAATATGCCATACGATGGAGGttagaagcttcaaaaatacatccTCCATTATCCGAGAGGGAATTGATCTCAACCTTCATCCAAATTCAGGAAGACTTATATTATGATAAGTTGCTCGGAGCTTGTGCACACAACTTCTCTGATTTGATTAGGATTGGTAGAGAACTAGAAAATTCCATTCAAGAAGGAAGAATTATAGATAGCTCAGCAACACAAGACGTTCACCAAACCTTCCAAGCGAAGATACTAGGAAATCTGCAAAGTGAAATGAAGGAAAACCAATTTGCTTCCACGACTATGCATCAAGCGCAATGCCATAAAAGTCACCAAATTTTTCAATCTTATGCCACCATGCAATGTCCTCGTCAGCAAAACTCCCAGCAAGGCTACCAACGACGGTTTCACCAAGCACAATCAAGCTCTCAAcataaaaagaagaggaaataTTTTTGCTTCACTACTCTAAATGAACCATTGGCAAATATATTTAAGAGGTTGAGTGCTAAGGGTATTCTACAACCAAAGAAGGGATTTATACCTAAGCATCCACCGTCAAACTTTGATTTATCTAAGAGTTGTGCTTATCACTCAAACATCCAAGgacatgacattgaagaatgtccaGCGCTAAGATTTAAGATTCAAAGCATGATTGAAAGTGGCAAGATAAAGCTACATCTAGAGCCTTCAACCGGTAATATTGCAAACACAAAGACAATTGTTGTTAAGGGTGATCCATCGAAACCGACACCAAGGCATTTGAAAAGAAAGCGTGCAACAAGTCAAGCAGACTGA